A window from Garra rufa chromosome 14, GarRuf1.0, whole genome shotgun sequence encodes these proteins:
- the chrd gene encoding chordin codes for MEALRVLWILSFACIASALASRLKSPALPIQPEREPMISKGLSGCSFGGRFYSLEDTWHPDLGEPFGVMHCVMCHCEPQRSRRGKVFGKVSCRNMKQDCPEPTCDDPVLLPGHCCKTCPKGDSGRKEAESLFEFFQEKDDDLHKSYNDRSYISSEENINRDSATDFVALLTGLTDSWLPSSSGVARARFTLTRTSLTFSITFQRMNRPSVITFLDSDGNTAFEFRVPRADTDMICGVWKNLPKSHMRQLEAEQLRVSMTTADNKKEEIQGKIIKHRALFAETFSAILTSDEVHSGMGGIAMLTLSDTENNLHFILILQGLLPHGRPSAKVPVLVKLLYRQHLLREIRANITADDSDFAEVLADLNSRELFWLSRGQLQISVETEGQNPRQISGFISGKRSCDTLQSVMSSGSALTPGKTGGVGSAVFTLHHNGSLDYQVLVAGLSSAVVGLTIEMKPRRRSKRSVLYDITSDFATTEERGSGRAVGSCSRVEARHIHMLLQNELFINIATAEQQEGELRGQIRMLPYNGLDARRNEFPVPLAGQFVSPPVRTGAAGHAWVSVDEQCHLHYEIVVNGLSKSEDASINAHLHGLAEIGEMDDSSTNHKRLLTGFYGQQAQGVLKDISVELLRHLDEGTAYIQVSTKMNPRGEIRGRIHVPNNCEFGSRGEVVEEAEFDDLVFVRDPAELRKDPHTCFFEGEHHAHGSQWTPQYNTCFTCTCQKKTVICDPVICPALSCPHTIQPEDQCCPICDEKKESKQTTAAEKVEENPEGCYFEGDQKMHAPGTTWHPFVPPFGYIKCAVCTCKGSTGEVHCEKVTCPALTCSRPIRRNPSDCCKECPAEDTPPLEDDEMMQADGTRHCKFGKNYYQNSEHWHPRVPLVGEMKCITCWCDHGVTKCQRKQCPLLSCSNPIRREGQCCPECIEDFMEKEEMAKMVEKKKKWRH; via the exons ATGGAGGCGCTGCGAGTGCTGTGGATTCTGAGCTTTGCGTGCATCGCATCGGCTTTGGCCTCAAGACTCAAGTCACCCGCGTTACCCATCCAACCCGAGAGGGAACCCATGATATCTAAAGGCTTATCCG GTTGCTCCTTCGGTGGCCGCTTTTATTCGCTGGAAGACACGTGGCATCCAGATCTCGGAGAGCCGTTTGGTGTGATGCACTGCGTTATGTGTCACTGCGAACCG CAGAGAAGCCGACGAGGGAAGGTGTTTGGAAAGGTGAGCTGCCGGAATATGAAACAGGACTGTCCCGAACCGACCTGTGACGATCCGGTCTTGCTTCCAGGACACTGCTGCAAAACATGCCCAAAAG GCGACTCCGGGAGAAAGGAGGCGGAGTCTCTGTTTGAGTTCTTCCAGGAGAAGGACGACGACCTGCACAAGTCCTACAACGACAGGTCCTACATCAGCTCTGAGGAGAACATTAACCGGGACAGCGCCACTG ATTTTGTGGCTCTACTCACGGGCCTGACGGATTCTTGGCTGCCGAGCTCCAGCGGCGTCGCAAGGGCGCGATTCACACTCACTCGGACGAGTTTGACCTTCTCCATCACGTTTCAGAG GATGAACAGGCCGAGTGTCATCACGTTCCTGGACTCAGATGGAAACACAGCGTTTGAGTTTAGAGTTCCGCGGGCGGATACAGACATG ATCTGTGGAGTTTGGAAGAACCTGCCCAAGTCCCACATGCGGCAGCTGGAGGCGGAGCAACTGCGAGTTTCCATGACAACCGCTGACAACAAGAAAGAGGAGATACAGGGCAAAATCATCAAACACAGAGCGCTGTTTGCAG AAACGTTTAGTGCGATCCTGACGTCTGACGAGGTGCATTCTGGGATGGGAGGAATCGCCATGTTGACGCTCAGTGACACGGAAAACAATCTGCATTTCATCCTGATCCTGCAGGGACTCCTTCCTCATGGGAGGC CCTCTGCAAAGGTGCCAGTCCTAGTGAAACTACTTTACCGACAACATCTCCTGAGAGAAATACGAGCAAACATCACTGCAGAC GACTCTGACTTTGCCGAAGTCCTGGCCGATCTGAACAGCCGCGAACTCTTCTGGTTGTCCCGCGGGCAGCTCCAGATCTCGGTGGAAACGGAAGGTCAAAACCCCCGTCAGATCTCCGGATTCATTTCTGGCAAGAGATCATGTGACA CTCTTCAAAGCGTGATGTCCAGCGGTTCTGCTTTGACTCCTGGAAAAACCGGCGGCGTTGGCTCGGCCGTCTTCACCCTCCATCACAACGGCTCGCTCGACTACCAG GTTCTGGTTGCGGGTCTGAGCAGCGCTGTGGTCGGACTGACGATTGAGATGAAGCCTCGCCGCCGCAGCAAACGCAGCGTGCTGTACGACATCACGTCGGATTTCGCCACGACGGAGGAGAGGGGCAGCGGGCGAGCGGTGGGCAGCTGCAGCCGTGTCGAGGCCAGACACATTCACATGCTGCTGCAGAACGAACTGTTCATTAACATCGCCACGGCCGAGCAACAAGAGGGCGAACTGCGGGGACAGATCCGAATGCTGCCGTACAACGGATTGGACGCACGCCGAAACG AGTTTCCGGTTCCTCTGGCGGGTCAGTTTGTGTCTCCTCCGGTCCGTACGGGTGCGGCGGGTCACGCCTGGGTCTCTGTGGACGAACAGTGTCATCTTCATTACGAGATCGTCGTCAACGGCCTCAGCAAGAGCGAAGACGCCTCCATCAACGCTCACCTGCACGGATTGGCTGAGATCGGCGAGATGGATGACTCGTCCACCAATCACAAGAGACTTCTGACTGGCTTCTACGGTCAACAG GCTCAGGGTGTGTTGAAAGATATTAGTGTTGAGTTATTGAGGCATTTGGACGAAGGCACAGCTTATATTCAGGTCAGCACCAAAATGAATCCAAGAGGAGAAATACGAGGACGG ATTCATGTTCCTAACAACTGTGAGTTTGGCTCCCGCGGCGAGGTGGTCGAGGAGGCAGAATTTGACGACCTTGTATTCGTCCGTGACCCAGCCGAGCTGAGAAAGGACCCGCATACGTGTTTCTTTGAGGGAGAACATCATGCACATGGGTCACAGTGGACGCCGCAGTACAACACCTGCTTTACCTGCACCTGCCAG AAGAAGACAGTGATCTGTGATCCTGTGATCTGTCCTGCGCTCTCGTGTCCTCACACCATCCAGCCTGAAGACCAATGTTGTCCCATCTGTGacg AAAAGAAAGAATCCAAACAGACGACTGCAGCAGAAAAAGTTGAGGAAAATCCAGAAG GCTGTTATTTCGAAGGTGACCAAAAAATGCACGCACCTGGAACAACATGGCATCCATTTGTCCCGCCATTCGGCTACATCAAGTGTGCAGTGTGTACCTGCAAG GGCTCCACAGGAGAAGTGCACTGCGAGAAAGTTACGTGCCCGGCTCTAACCTGCAGCCGACCAATCAGACGCAATCCTTCAGACTGCTGTAAGGAGTGTCCTGCAGAAGACACACCCCCTCTGGAGGATGACGAAATGATGCAGGCAGATGGAACGCGCCACTGCAAGTTCGGCAAAAACTACTACCAGAATAGCGAACATTGGCACCCGCGGGTTCCGCTGGTTGGCGAAATGAAGTGCATTACCTGCTGGTGTGAT CATGGCGTCACAAAGTGCCAGAGGAAACAATGTCCATTGTTGAGTTGCAGTAACCCAATTCGGAGAGAAGGACAATGCTGTCCTGAATGCATAG AGGACTTCATGGAAAAAGAAGAAATGGCAAAAATGgtggagaaaaagaaaaagtggAGACATTGA